Proteins from a single region of Geothrix sp. PMB-07:
- the rapZ gene encoding RNase adapter RapZ, whose amino-acid sequence MELIVVTGLSGAGRHSVLGALEDSGCTALDNVPPRLLEPLLELESKLTPGHERLVVGMDSRQADFALEFGPLVDRLRGGDVPVQIVFVEADESVLLRRYSETRRPHHLALLGTAGEGIQRERELLAPIRAMATTILDTTGLSLSELRLRIASLVPQLPTRETAVRLLSFGFKRGVPADADVVLDARFLPNPFYVEALKPLTGRDWAVQEYLLESHEFREFLEKAEAWLRWSLPLVRQEGRAYHTLAIGCTGGQHRSVALVEMLAHRLKGDVAALTIRHRELD is encoded by the coding sequence ATGGAACTCATCGTCGTTACAGGACTGTCAGGGGCGGGGCGGCACTCGGTATTGGGCGCCCTGGAAGACAGCGGCTGCACGGCTTTGGACAATGTGCCGCCACGGCTGCTGGAGCCGCTGCTGGAATTGGAATCCAAGTTGACGCCTGGCCACGAGCGGCTGGTGGTGGGCATGGACAGCCGCCAGGCGGATTTCGCGCTGGAGTTTGGCCCTCTCGTGGATCGGCTCCGTGGTGGCGACGTGCCGGTGCAGATCGTGTTCGTGGAGGCGGATGAATCGGTGCTGCTGCGCCGCTATTCCGAAACCCGGCGCCCTCACCACCTGGCCCTTCTGGGCACGGCGGGAGAAGGCATCCAGCGGGAGCGGGAGCTGCTGGCGCCCATCCGGGCCATGGCCACCACCATCCTCGATACGACGGGCCTGAGCCTCTCCGAGCTTCGGCTCCGCATCGCCTCGCTGGTGCCGCAGCTGCCCACGCGTGAGACGGCGGTCCGCCTGCTCAGTTTCGGCTTCAAGCGCGGCGTCCCCGCAGATGCGGACGTGGTGCTGGACGCGCGGTTTCTGCCGAATCCCTTCTATGTGGAGGCTCTGAAGCCGCTCACCGGGCGGGACTGGGCCGTGCAGGAGTACCTGCTCGAGTCCCACGAATTTCGGGAGTTCCTGGAAAAGGCCGAGGCATGGCTGCGCTGGTCCCTGCCCCTGGTGCGCCAGGAGGGCCGCGCCTATCACACCCTCGCCATTGGCTGCACCGGCGGCCAGCACCGCTCTGTGGCACTCGTCGAGATGCTGGCCCACCGCCTCAAGGGCGATGTGGCGGCCCTGACCATCCGCCACAGGGAACTGGACTGA
- the secA gene encoding preprotein translocase subunit SecA produces the protein MLDNLLKKLIGSKNDRELKRLWAKVQFINSLEPEISALSDEALKAKTPYFKEKLANGATLDDILPEAFAVAREASKRVLKMRHFDVQLVGGMALHEGKVAEMRTGEGKTLTATLPLYLHALAGKGAHLVTVNDYLARRDAEWMGRLYNWLGLSIGVIQHGLDDQQRRDAYGSDITYATNNELGFDYLRDNMKWDLADFTQRGFNFAIVDEVDSILIDEARTPLIIAGSSEEDTSKYFRIDAIVPKLKAETHYKVDEKDRQVMLTDDGIHHAEQLLGVANLYDPTSIETLHGLNQALLAHNLYKLDVDYMVRPKEDGKGMEVVIVDEFTGRAMPGRRWSNGLHQAIEAKEGVEVNAENQTLATVTFQNFFRMYSRLSGMTGTAETEATELHSIYKVDVLVVPTNMPMVRKDFADTVYSTRAGKKKAIVEEIRDLHTKGQPVLVGTASIDSSEELADSLKAARIPHVVLNAKHHEREAEIIAQAGRKGAVTIATNMAGRGTDIILGGNPEGLARIEAKKKGIALYDEEGLETAEFAALVEKMREQTAVEHEEVVALGGLHILGTERHESRRIDNQLRGRAGRQGDPGSSRFYLSLEDDLMRIFGGDRIKNLMGAMGMNDDEPIEAGMVTRAIERSQKRVEAHHFEIRKHLLEYDDVMNKQRIFFYGLRTEILKGNTKEYVLRVAGEIAEGLAHDFLVDKGERDLPGFRERVEQLFTLTGEEVDGIGHLPQAQASEALAKLVQTYYEGKDERLGGEGMRSYERWSILQIIDAAWKRHLLVMDHLKEAIGFRGYGQKDPLVEYKRESYEYFEQMRFGYEDEIISYLYRVEPQPAYTPDEDFFRGPSETFELGPDEQGNAPDGIQRVLRFTAGGLED, from the coding sequence ATGCTCGACAACCTTCTCAAGAAACTCATCGGCTCCAAGAATGACCGGGAGCTGAAGCGGCTGTGGGCCAAGGTCCAGTTCATCAACTCCCTGGAGCCGGAAATTTCGGCCCTCAGCGACGAGGCCCTCAAGGCCAAGACGCCCTATTTCAAGGAAAAGCTGGCCAACGGCGCCACGCTGGACGACATTCTGCCGGAGGCTTTCGCCGTGGCGCGCGAGGCCAGCAAGCGTGTGCTGAAGATGCGCCATTTCGACGTGCAGCTGGTGGGCGGCATGGCCCTGCACGAAGGCAAGGTGGCGGAGATGCGCACGGGTGAGGGCAAGACGCTTACCGCCACGCTGCCCCTCTACCTGCACGCCCTGGCTGGCAAGGGCGCCCACCTTGTCACCGTGAACGACTACCTCGCCCGCCGCGACGCGGAATGGATGGGCCGCCTCTACAACTGGCTGGGCCTGAGCATCGGCGTCATCCAGCATGGGCTGGACGACCAGCAGCGGCGCGACGCCTATGGCTCCGACATCACCTACGCCACCAACAACGAACTGGGCTTCGACTACCTGCGCGACAACATGAAGTGGGATCTGGCCGACTTCACCCAGCGCGGCTTCAACTTCGCCATCGTGGACGAAGTGGACAGCATCCTCATCGACGAGGCGCGCACGCCGCTCATCATCGCGGGCAGCAGCGAAGAGGACACCTCCAAGTATTTCCGCATCGACGCCATCGTGCCCAAGTTGAAGGCCGAGACGCACTACAAGGTCGACGAGAAGGACCGCCAGGTCATGCTCACGGATGACGGCATCCACCACGCGGAGCAGCTGCTGGGCGTGGCGAACCTCTACGACCCCACCAGCATTGAGACCCTGCACGGCCTCAACCAGGCTCTCCTGGCCCACAACCTCTACAAGCTCGACGTGGACTACATGGTCCGCCCCAAGGAGGACGGCAAGGGCATGGAAGTGGTCATCGTGGACGAGTTCACCGGCCGGGCCATGCCGGGTCGGCGCTGGTCGAACGGCTTGCACCAGGCCATCGAGGCCAAGGAAGGCGTCGAAGTCAACGCCGAGAACCAGACCCTCGCCACCGTCACCTTCCAGAACTTCTTCCGGATGTACAGCCGGCTCTCCGGCATGACGGGCACGGCGGAAACTGAAGCCACGGAACTGCACTCCATCTACAAAGTGGATGTGCTCGTGGTGCCCACCAACATGCCCATGGTCCGCAAGGATTTCGCCGACACGGTCTACTCCACCCGCGCGGGGAAGAAGAAGGCCATCGTCGAGGAGATCCGCGATCTGCACACCAAGGGCCAGCCGGTCCTGGTGGGCACGGCCAGCATCGACAGCAGCGAGGAGCTGGCGGATTCCCTCAAGGCGGCCCGCATTCCCCACGTGGTGCTGAATGCCAAGCACCATGAGCGTGAAGCCGAGATCATCGCCCAGGCCGGCCGCAAGGGCGCCGTCACCATCGCCACCAACATGGCGGGCCGCGGCACCGACATCATCCTGGGCGGCAATCCGGAAGGCCTGGCCCGCATCGAGGCGAAGAAGAAGGGCATCGCGCTCTATGACGAAGAGGGCCTGGAGACCGCAGAGTTCGCCGCCCTGGTGGAGAAGATGCGCGAACAGACCGCCGTCGAGCATGAGGAAGTGGTGGCCCTGGGTGGCCTGCACATTCTTGGCACCGAGCGCCACGAAAGTCGCCGCATCGACAATCAGCTGCGCGGCCGCGCCGGCCGCCAAGGCGATCCCGGCTCCAGCCGCTTCTACCTGTCCCTTGAGGATGACCTCATGCGGATCTTCGGCGGCGACCGCATCAAGAACCTCATGGGCGCCATGGGCATGAACGATGACGAGCCCATCGAGGCCGGCATGGTCACCCGCGCCATCGAGCGCAGCCAGAAGCGCGTGGAAGCCCACCATTTCGAGATCCGCAAGCACCTGCTCGAGTACGACGATGTGATGAACAAGCAGCGCATCTTCTTCTACGGACTGCGCACGGAAATCCTCAAGGGCAACACCAAGGAGTACGTCCTCCGCGTGGCGGGCGAGATCGCCGAAGGCCTGGCCCATGATTTCCTGGTGGACAAGGGCGAGCGCGACCTGCCGGGCTTCCGCGAGCGCGTGGAGCAGCTGTTCACTCTGACGGGCGAGGAGGTGGATGGCATTGGGCATCTGCCCCAGGCCCAGGCCAGCGAGGCCCTGGCCAAGCTGGTGCAGACCTACTACGAAGGCAAGGACGAGCGTCTGGGGGGGGAGGGCATGCGCAGCTACGAGCGCTGGTCCATCCTGCAGATCATCGACGCCGCCTGGAAGCGCCACCTGCTGGTCATGGACCACCTGAAGGAGGCCATCGGCTTCCGCGGCTACGGCCAGAAGGATCCGCTCGTGGAATACAAGCGCGAAAGCTACGAGTATTTCGAGCAGATGCGCTTCGGCTACGAGGACGAAATCATCTCCTACCTTTACCGCGTGGAACCCCAGCCGGCCTATACGCCCGATGAAGACTTCTTCCGCGGCCCCTCGGAGACTTTCGAGCTGGGCCCCGATGAACAGGGCAATGCCCCCGACGGCATCCAGCGCGTGCTGCGCTTCACCGCCGGCGGCCTGGAAGACTGA